A stretch of DNA from Halobacillus litoralis:
ATCCAAATATTTTTTTAAATCCTTCCGCTTCCATGTCGTATCATGATCGTCGATAAAGGTAATCGATTTGGCTCGACCTGTCTTTTCCAAATCCTCTGTTATTAATAAGGCCTGCCCAATCGTCATCTCTTCTGACCTAAAGAAAGCTTCTGTTTTCTTCGGAGTTTTGTATGTAACTTCCAGTCTGATTTTCACCCAAACTCCACCCTCCCTAAAAGTTTTTCATGTATTTATTATGGTCTAATCATTTGAGATTATTTTTTATAGACGTTTGTAAAACCCTGTCGCTCTTCCCTCAAATCCAAAGGAGTGATAGATCTCATGTGCCTTCTTTCGTTCCGTTCTGTTTCCACTATTCAACATAATGGTTTTAGCACCATGGGTGACCGCCCATTCCCCGGCTTTTTCCATGAGCATCTTCCCTATCCCTTTTCCCTGTTCCGTTTCAAGCACAACAAAAGCGATGACACGCACGTGTGGTTCATCTGTATGATACGCCTCGCTAAAAGTCATCCCGATCATGCCAAGTAGTTCGCCATTCTCTTCATAGACGTAGGTTTGGTAATGTTTTCGTGATAATATCCTTTGCAGCCTGTTTTTCATCTGTTTTTCACTTGATGGATAACCGAGAGCCTCCATTAAAGGAACCATCCCGTCTGCATCTTCAGGCTTAACACACCGAATCATATGCTCCTCCTTATCCCCTTACTGAATTTTCCTTTTCAGCATAACAAACCTGAAGGCCTTCCTCGACCTTCAGGTTTGTCATCTTTCACTTATTTCATAACGTTCTCTTTTTGACGAAGCTCAACTCTTCGTATTTTTCCAGATGTGGTCTTCGGCAACTCTTGAATGAATTCCACTTTTCTAGGGTATTTGTAAGGCGCTGTCAATTCTTTCACGTGATTTTGAAGGTCGGAAACCAACTCATCGTTTCCTTCAAACCCTTTTTGAAGGACGATGTAGGCCTTTACAACGTTTCCGCGAACTTCATCCGGGCTTGCAACCACGGCACATTCTTGGACAGCCTCATGTTTGACAAGAGCATCCTCTACTTCAAACGGCCCTATGGTATAACCGGAACTAATGATAATATCATCACTCCTGCCTTCGAACCAAAAGTAACCCTCTTCATCCTTTTTAGCCTGATCACCTGTCACGTAATAATTGCCTCGGCGGGACATCTTTGTACGTTCAGGGTCTTTATAGTACTCTTTAAACAAGGCGGGGGTATCAAGATGGACGGCAATGTCTCCTACCTCACCAGCTTCTACAGGTGTACCCATTTCATCAATGATTTCGACCAGATTTCATGGCGTCGGCCGTCCCATAGACCCAGGGCGCACTTCCATATCCTTCATAATTCCAACAAGAAGCGTATTTTCTGTCTGGCCATAACCATCTCGCACCGTTACATCATAATGTTTTTGGAACGTGTCGATGACTTCGCGATTTAATGGCTCTCCTGCAGATACCGCACTGTGCAGACCCTCTAATTTATATTCAGATAGATTGTCTACCTTAGCCATCAAACGATATTCAGTCGGAGTACAACAAAGAACATTCACTTTATGCTCATCCATCAAGCTTAAATACTTTTTAGGATCAAATTTACCTTGATATATCAGACCTTGTGCACCTGTTCCGAGCACAGAAAGGAAAGGACTCCATATCCACTTCTGCCATCCCGGC
This window harbors:
- a CDS encoding GNAT family N-acetyltransferase, with product MIRCVKPEDADGMVPLMEALGYPSSEKQMKNRLQRILSRKHYQTYVYEENGELLGMIGMTFSEAYHTDEPHVRVIAFVVLETEQGKGIGKMLMEKAGEWAVTHGAKTIMLNSGNRTERKKAHEIYHSFGFEGRATGFYKRL